A window of Mercenaria mercenaria strain notata unplaced genomic scaffold, MADL_Memer_1 contig_1262, whole genome shotgun sequence genomic DNA:
attgacgataccgatatatcagaagacgaatatcgacgatacatcgatatatcgattattaagttagattaacaatctatttgttcatatgcatactatataccttcctgtaaatgctagttttagttttattgcttacttttcatattactgtttgattgtgttgtatttgtatttatgaaataaaaaaaaaaaaaaaattaataaaatctttcatttttattttgccttcacttctcttttgcatttatccaaatttacaactttgtgaacttaatagtttttgagggtctgagtgtttatctggatagttttttctctctgtaaaatatcgatttttgaaaatgggaatcgataatcgatcgacaaaaaaatatcgttgatacatcgatatcgtttctattgATGACAGCCctacattctggcactcttgttaaataTGTGCATATTTTTCTCATAACATATGAGAatagatttcaacatttagaggcttatgtaaattactttaagtaAAGTTTCAGAAATGTAGATTGTCTTTGCACACAGTATTTGCGAAAGGAAAGTTTTAGATCGACGTCCGGAGATTGGGAGTATGACTTTTTTCGGTGAATCCTTTTAAACCATATTACTGTGGATCCATAGCCTCATCAGATATCACTCTCTCCCCCTACATTAAGTTCGTCTGTTAAAAAACCCAacgaacaaaattaaattatcaaaGAAAACTAAACCCTACGGAATTGAAATACGTTTTACACCACCACACATCCTACCCAGACTGAAATCCACATCTCTCACATAAAATGATAACAgcaatttataattttaataccATGGTGGCTGCAAAAACCTCAGAGGTCCAGGatatataatataacaacattcCACACATCAACGAAACTGTAGTTTCACTCTGACAGATTATTATGTTTGTCCATGACAAACAATGATTCCAGTCAAAACAGGATCACATAAAAGACAATAGTTTCAAGCTGAAAATACATCTGAGGCCTTCTCTAGCCtcctgtttttcaaaattttcttgggCGAGACCCAAACCCCCCCTGTGGGAGGGGGATACTTAATATCATGAGTAACAGTCAATTGTTTGAAAAACTTCTAGTTTCTAGGCCCCCACACATTTGTGTGGGGGTGTGGGGGCATATAGTACGGACCGTATGTATGTACGTTCTTTTAGTGGTACATGTagtacacatttttactttgtTCAGCCATATAGGGTGTACTATTTTTAGCCTAATGCTTAGCACTTTTAAACCCATAAACTTgttattaaattttatgtttacaattaAAACTATATGTAGGATTCGTTCATGTttccaaatatgaaatttttgtctagtatacctttaagaCGATGAGGCTGTTTGTTTACAGTTTAAGGTAAACCAactttctttcagttttatagcAAGTTTTAAAACCACAAAGGAATGTTTTAGGGGAATAAATGCAAATTGACATTTACCTTGTAAAATTACCATACAGACTACTGTTTCTATTTATTAGCTGTAATACTAAGAATTCTAGTTACTTTTTTATGTAACATTGATATTTCCAATGGCCTGTccaagaaaaaagaaagatattgGAAACTACTCTTTAAGAAACAATTTCAATGCCTAACTGAGATAGTGTAAGGTTTTGCTTTTAAAGTTAATTGATATCAAGctagttttgtttgttacttattatgaaaataaacaacaaataaatcCAAACTTTGGTTCATTAATATCTAGTCTTATAAATGAAATGCTGTTGCTCTTTCAACAGGGCTAATGCATGCTGTTGAATTTAATATCACTATTgccattatttgttttaaaaaccattttgGTGACTAGGCTACCCTGGCTGAAAACAAATTACGGGCCAGCATTTCATAAGGAAAACATGAAAAGTGTTCTCCAAAAGTGCaagactttaaaataaaatatttacaataacataTGTAATTGATACCCATGATAACATAGTTTGCTGTTGCCTTTACTCATTCTAAGGGCAATGTCTCAACAAATGTGTCTATTTTTTTCCAGGGTCATATCTATCATATATGCAACAAGTGTTTTTCAGACAAAACACAGTTGTTGCTTTTCATGTATACAGTTTATCATGGTATGCCAAAAGGTACGGTGAGATGAGCACCTTATGGCCCtcttattttaattttgacatttttgtacaagcaggggtgtaactgtttcaagttaatGCAGTTCATAACCCATCTGAGTTATTGCTtgaactttcataacttgtttcagttatcataaaatattacaaagccctcctgtgccattTCCTCAttatgaatgagactaatgcaattatttactgaatccttgaccttttatctttccagctatgcaggaaaaatatttacacaaggctgataaagttttacgcaaaacaaaacgttttaaagctataaaactcgtaatatcccattatgcttatcaggtcatgctcagactaaaagagaatttgattaaccacagtttgctactaatttcactttaaaggtcactttgtgagaacagcaaaaagactttttttgaataacttacctgagttaactatattttataactaatacaggttataaaatgcttaaaaaagtaactgaaataggttacataacttaaaacagttacacccctgactgtacTGTATGGTGAAATCTTCATTATGCAAGAGAGAGATATATTCTTTATGCTGTTGTGTACTGTTGTGTAATTTATAAATTTTCTGGTTTCAGTGAGTCCCTTGTTGATAGATCTCCATGTGAGATTGTTGCGAAGAATTCACAAAAAGTTATCCAATGTTACTGCAGACAGATGGGAGAGAGGAGTTGTAAAGGTAAACTCTATTTCACATAGGGCTGTCATACTAAGTTACAGACTGTAAACTACACTATATATTAAAgagcaatattttttttagtttgtgTAATAAAGTCTGAACATCCAAAAAGTATATATCCAAAGTTGAATAGATTCAGATTAAGCATTAGACTTTATGGATTTTGCTATACACTGGACAATGCTGGATAAGTGACGAACATCCGTGCTGTATGAAATCTTGGTAGGGAATAGGAAAgcagattttaaagaaaaagtttgaaaaaaatcagcTTTTTTTATTAGTTGAGGAAGTTTTCACAAATATGTTAACTTTTCTGGAATTCAAATGAGTGTTCTCAGtcttaataaaaaaatgtattcctTGGGAGTCAAATACATGACCCTAATTTATTGGAATTCAAGCACACAACCATCTGTTTTTAAAGATACCAGCTCTACCACTATTCCTGTCAGAGTTTGATTAAAATAGTATATGAATATTTCGTTTTTTGAAGCTTTGCCTTATAAAAACagtatgtaattattttattttattacagtttTGCTACAAGTATTCAAATGTTGATGCTTGGGAGATAGAAAGATTTGGATACAAGTTGGCCAAAATATCTACAAAACTTACTCTTTTAAAGGTGAAAtcaaatacttattttatttatttacaagatacatgattttttttcagtatatagaATGACTCTCactgtatataaaataatgatttactCAGTTCAGCCAATTCCTATATATTCTTGTATTTTTGCATTTAATACTTCATATATTTCTTTGGaccaatatttttttagatattttatcatACTAAAATGTTTAGTTATACAGGGATATTAAAAAGAGAAATTGTTTCATTTTCTCAactttattttttacagaattctttcttttcaaactttgaaattgataacaactgcctgatagtgtaagaaagtaaaaaaaaattactggtGTCAGATGTCTGCAGTATAGAGTCCAGCATGTTTAGAAATTTGCAGtacatttatattgaaataagtcATATAAGAAGCctaacaaaaacaattttcaaataaacagGCAGGTTTTGTCTCTTGATAGTTGTAAGAAGGATACTGTATAGCTACATGTAtctccaaaaatagaaaaatacacttccaaaaagaaatgaaagcgtttatgtttttcattttagaaCTTAATGGAATCCCAGTTTGATTGTAACAATAAATTTAAAGACAAAGTAAATGAGATAGCAATAGATGAGATGAGATTCCAGCCAGTTGGTAGAGATAAAGATGGTATGGCATACTGGTATTTCCTGGTAAGTCAATTAAAAGCTTGTTACCATGTTAATAATTTGGTTCTCTATATAagattttatgaatttatgaaaTTCTGTTTCTGTGAGATCACTTAATATTTTCATTGGCATCAAAGTTCTTTGTTGCACTAAAGCAGCtactgtatagcgggttatttctgtgGTAATAAAAATCTGCGTTTTAGCCCCAAAAATTGTGGAAtaaatttctgcgtgttttatttctgcgttttcacataaaaggaagagaaatttctgcgtttttacataaaacttaaagaaagagaaatttctgcatttttacataaaaggaagagaaatttctgcaTTTTCGATGCCAAGGAGGAGGTAATTCCCCTCATGATGTGTTGTCGTGAGAATGACTAgcacatgaaaaacaaaaatctaaATTAGTTCAGCACAGTATTTTCCAATGCTAGCGCGATCAGATGGTGTGTATGATGCATTTTGCCCCTAGATTGTCTGATCGAAGCCCCGGTACAAGTGCCTTTACAAATACAGTCTTTAGAATTCGGTAAAACTTCCCTTATACATTTCAAAGCACTTTGCAATTGAATCTTAGTACCATCATAGCAATGTACTCTCTGTACAGATCAAGAACAACATAAGCCACAACTTGTAAACtcaatgattatttttattaaaagtacaaagtTTTCTCTGGATAAC
This region includes:
- the LOC128551555 gene encoding remodeling and spacing factor 1-like, with product MASQAENDCLSNPNFAVICSFMDRYAEFLGLTEIGYKDLQEWIEDTKNVSPLLIDLHVRLLRRIHKKLSNVTADRWERGVVKFCYKYSNVDAWEIERFGYKLAKISTKLTLLKNLMESQFDCNNKFKDKVNEIAIDEMRFQPVGRDKDGMAYWYFLDKELNLRVYREHQDDVDSESWELVC